The Girardinichthys multiradiatus isolate DD_20200921_A chromosome Y, DD_fGirMul_XY1, whole genome shotgun sequence genome has a window encoding:
- the LOC124864527 gene encoding nuclear protein 1-like: MSHVDVKNLKLSKFEEEHYDEYDCYNLTDKYAEGSARKGRTKKEASENTNRQNPAGHERKIVEKLQNSEKKAKE; the protein is encoded by the exons ATGAGCCACGTCGACGTGAAGAACCTGAAGCTGTCCAAGTTTGAGGAGGAGCATTACGATGAGTATGACTGCTACAACCTGACAGACAAATATGCAG AGGGTTCGGCCCGCAAAGGCAGAACCAAGAAGGAGGCTAGTGAGAACACGAACCGACAGAATCCTGCAGGACATGAGAGGAAAATCGTGGAAAAGCTGCAGAACAGCGAGAAAAAGGCCAAGGAGTGA